One genomic window of Luteitalea pratensis includes the following:
- a CDS encoding beta-ketoacyl synthase N-terminal-like domain-containing protein, with translation MTASIGATHVLCAIGSGTEQVWASARAGIARIGNSHVMDRYFEPISMGLVPEDALGTLTPEIDGLPLPSRARRILRLAAPSFSAVAANLGGPVAVILGLPPLTPAESPWLMRVPEYLQQLTGIAVDRQRSVTLPSGRAAALLALERASQLLKAGAVETVVVGGVDTFLDLRLLSELDVEERILGPRVMDGFIPGEGAAFYVLSAGRSTGSHTGPRVVVNAAASTMDPGHRYGDAPARGEGLAVALGQARQRLEQPVPPVATTFAGFNGESFDAKLWGVARVRHSDFFSAEMVIEHPADKFGDAGAAMGAILVALAAESLRNGTRPGPSLVWAASDREPRACAIVSVVPS, from the coding sequence ATGACTGCCTCGATCGGTGCCACGCACGTGCTGTGCGCGATCGGCAGCGGGACCGAGCAGGTGTGGGCGTCGGCGCGCGCCGGGATCGCGCGCATCGGCAACTCGCACGTGATGGACCGCTACTTCGAACCGATCTCGATGGGGCTCGTCCCGGAGGATGCGCTGGGCACGCTCACGCCCGAGATCGACGGGCTTCCGCTCCCGTCGCGCGCACGACGGATTCTGCGGCTCGCAGCTCCGTCGTTCAGCGCAGTGGCGGCCAATCTGGGTGGCCCCGTAGCGGTGATTCTCGGGCTCCCGCCTTTGACGCCGGCCGAGTCGCCCTGGCTGATGCGGGTGCCCGAGTACCTGCAGCAGCTGACGGGCATCGCCGTCGATCGCCAGCGAAGCGTCACGTTGCCGTCGGGACGCGCCGCCGCATTGCTCGCGTTGGAGCGCGCGTCGCAGTTGCTGAAAGCAGGCGCGGTCGAGACCGTCGTCGTTGGCGGTGTCGATACGTTTCTCGACCTGCGCCTGCTGAGCGAACTCGACGTCGAAGAGCGCATCCTCGGGCCTCGCGTCATGGACGGCTTCATTCCCGGGGAGGGCGCCGCGTTCTACGTGCTGTCGGCTGGACGATCCACCGGTTCTCACACCGGGCCGCGGGTCGTCGTGAACGCGGCTGCGTCGACCATGGATCCCGGACACCGCTATGGCGACGCTCCCGCTCGTGGTGAAGGGCTCGCCGTCGCGCTCGGCCAGGCACGTCAGCGCCTGGAGCAACCGGTCCCGCCTGTGGCCACGACGTTTGCAGGGTTCAATGGCGAGAGCTTCGATGCCAAGCTGTGGGGGGTCGCTCGGGTAAGGCACAGCGACTTCTTCTCGGCGGAGATGGTCATCGAGCATCCCGCCGACAAGTTCGGCGACGCCGGCGCCGCGATGGGTGCGATCCTCGTGGCACTGGCGGCCGAATCGCTCCGCAACGGGACGCGCCCTGGGCCGTCGCTCGTGTGGGCGGC
- a CDS encoding DUF2169 family type VI secretion system accessory protein — translation MTVLQLQNTTPFKTAMAVLPDRAGIDTLYVVVKATLHIRPKLSLSDEQAPVVLADEYYGDPTSTSLRVPSELHIGKPGTDVLLIGSAWAPAGRPVRQTQVSVAVAGRQRTMLVTGDRVWRDGRPSDPRPFESMPLVWERAFGGSHRRGEVVLSEERNPVGCGFAGEQPAGDQKDPPPPPNLEGQPLPNIESPEAPLQQPGQKPAPICLAPIAASWLPRRAFAGTYDERWQRSRAPYLPDDFDPRFLQCAAPDFAFDRYLTVGEQVHVSGALPDGPIALTIPDPRLVVAVTVAGTTDEPAARLETLWIEPDQNRVCLTWRAAFPCDRRVLKVEKIVVSRAGSAEATS, via the coding sequence GTGACCGTGCTGCAGCTGCAGAACACCACGCCGTTCAAGACTGCCATGGCCGTGCTCCCGGATCGTGCCGGCATCGATACCTTGTACGTCGTCGTCAAGGCGACGCTGCACATCCGGCCGAAGCTTTCGCTATCGGATGAACAGGCCCCTGTCGTTCTCGCCGACGAGTACTACGGCGATCCCACGTCCACGAGCCTGCGGGTGCCGTCGGAACTGCACATCGGCAAGCCCGGAACCGATGTGCTGCTGATCGGCAGCGCGTGGGCGCCGGCTGGACGGCCGGTGCGACAGACGCAGGTGTCGGTTGCGGTCGCGGGACGTCAGCGGACGATGCTCGTCACCGGCGACCGCGTCTGGCGTGACGGCCGTCCGTCCGATCCGCGACCGTTCGAATCGATGCCGCTCGTCTGGGAGCGCGCGTTCGGGGGGAGCCATCGACGCGGCGAGGTCGTGTTGTCCGAGGAGCGGAACCCCGTCGGCTGCGGATTTGCTGGCGAACAACCCGCCGGCGACCAGAAGGATCCACCGCCGCCGCCCAACCTCGAGGGTCAGCCGCTGCCCAACATCGAGAGTCCGGAGGCGCCGCTCCAGCAGCCTGGTCAAAAGCCGGCGCCGATCTGCCTCGCTCCAATCGCGGCGTCGTGGCTCCCGCGACGCGCGTTTGCCGGCACCTACGACGAGCGCTGGCAGCGCAGCCGCGCGCCCTACCTGCCGGACGATTTCGACCCGCGTTTCCTGCAGTGCGCCGCGCCCGACTTCGCCTTCGATCGCTATCTGACCGTCGGGGAGCAGGTGCATGTGTCAGGCGCATTGCCGGACGGCCCGATTGCCTTGACTATCCCGGATCCGCGGCTCGTCGTCGCCGTGACTGTCGCCGGGACTACAGACGAACCTGCCGCGCGCCTCGAGACGCTGTGGATAGAGCCGGATCAGAATCGCGTGTGCCTCACGTGGCGCGCGGCTTTCCCGTGCGATCGACGCGTCCTGAAGGTCGAGAAGATCGTCGTGTCGCGCGCGGGCAGCGCAGAGGCCACCTCATGA
- a CDS encoding TIGR02270 family protein, translating into MPLTSGSSHAFDDLVEESLDEAAFLWGRWEGELVSLTRSLDEVWSWTEDRLHGALDGVRAAGPGFIDVAIAAMSSGDPHRTAVGAALLGSSTDPAATQALLSALRAADHPVLAPIVRGLELLGTRPALRGAAGVLGERDTPSCKAALCRLKAFLRAAPGSELASAFEHGDASSKADAMRAAQYLPGHAAEEWIARGLVDPDPSVRYAAAETGTRRGNRAAWRVVTGQGAALDAHSGPYLRLLALLGNAESHEVVYAALRIAALRPQAVWSLGHIGTVRAAEACIAGMKHDAVARACGEAYCWITGAVLERDGLARQEAAPDVPAFEDDDLDANLVPPPDALWPLPDVDAVRQHWLARRPGMHATARHLRGIATSQSTRVAAVETGPMLRRPDLVLELQARTQGKYDVETRAFTARQRKMMAAARAALSADGGA; encoded by the coding sequence ATGCCACTGACGTCCGGCTCTTCACATGCGTTCGACGACCTCGTCGAGGAGAGCCTCGACGAAGCCGCGTTTCTGTGGGGACGCTGGGAGGGCGAACTCGTCAGCCTGACGCGCAGCCTCGACGAAGTCTGGTCGTGGACCGAAGATCGCCTTCACGGAGCGCTCGACGGCGTCCGGGCGGCAGGCCCCGGGTTCATCGACGTCGCCATCGCGGCGATGTCGTCCGGGGACCCTCACCGAACTGCGGTCGGCGCGGCGCTTCTTGGTTCGAGTACCGATCCTGCCGCGACACAGGCTCTCCTCTCGGCACTCCGCGCGGCCGACCATCCAGTGCTTGCCCCGATCGTCCGCGGACTGGAACTGCTCGGTACGCGACCGGCGCTGCGCGGCGCCGCGGGAGTCCTCGGCGAACGCGACACGCCATCCTGCAAGGCCGCACTCTGCAGGCTGAAGGCATTCCTGCGCGCGGCCCCCGGTTCCGAACTGGCCTCGGCATTCGAGCACGGAGACGCCAGTTCGAAAGCCGACGCGATGCGGGCAGCCCAGTATCTGCCGGGGCATGCGGCCGAGGAGTGGATCGCCCGGGGACTCGTCGACCCTGATCCGTCCGTCCGCTACGCCGCGGCCGAAACGGGCACGCGCCGAGGGAATCGCGCGGCGTGGCGGGTCGTGACCGGGCAGGGCGCCGCGCTCGACGCCCATTCCGGTCCTTATCTGCGTCTGCTCGCGCTGCTCGGCAACGCCGAAAGCCACGAAGTCGTGTATGCCGCACTTCGAATCGCCGCCTTGCGTCCGCAAGCCGTCTGGTCACTGGGACACATCGGCACCGTTCGGGCCGCCGAGGCCTGCATCGCTGGCATGAAGCACGACGCGGTGGCACGGGCATGCGGCGAGGCGTACTGCTGGATCACGGGAGCCGTTCTGGAGCGCGACGGTCTTGCCAGGCAGGAAGCGGCGCCTGACGTGCCCGCGTTCGAAGACGACGACCTCGACGCGAACCTGGTGCCGCCACCGGACGCGCTGTGGCCGCTGCCCGACGTCGACGCCGTCCGGCAGCACTGGCTGGCGCGCCGACCGGGCATGCACGCGACGGCACGCCACCTTCGAGGGATCGCCACGTCACAGTCGACGAGGGTCGCCGCCGTGGAGACCGGCCCCATGCTACGCCGCCCGGATCTGGTGCTCGAACTGCAGGCCAGGACGCAGGGCAAGTACGACGTCGAGACACGCGCCTTCACGGCACGCCAGCGCAAGATGATGGCGGCCGCGCGCGCGGCGCTGTCGGCCGATGGAGGGGCGTGA
- a CDS encoding DUF6484 domain-containing protein yields MADAVRLTPAGFATIVNLLSRIDEYGQRPTAVLDALPCTGVESTLHRINQIGDRMRSTETTVAVLPIDAAEVLSDAAPAQLVTIVAIAADGSPLVVVDADGPVIAARLAVRTTVERVQMAIDERQPAVVVFERGDRSRPLILGFLEPLDMNPLSSEAASAAPGKRAEAHSPSDAPESQAGEPAVMPCIEADVDGRRVRLTAQDEIVLQCGSASVTLRRNGRVVIRGAYVETHSEGTNRIKGGQVQIN; encoded by the coding sequence GTGGCCGACGCGGTTCGGCTGACTCCTGCCGGATTCGCGACCATCGTAAACCTACTCAGCCGGATCGACGAGTATGGGCAGCGCCCAACGGCGGTCCTTGACGCCCTGCCATGTACTGGAGTTGAATCGACTCTCCATCGAATCAACCAGATCGGAGATCGCATGCGCAGCACCGAGACGACCGTTGCCGTGCTTCCCATTGACGCCGCGGAAGTCCTGTCAGATGCAGCGCCCGCGCAGCTGGTCACCATCGTGGCAATCGCTGCCGATGGTTCGCCCCTCGTGGTGGTGGACGCCGACGGTCCCGTCATCGCCGCTCGCCTCGCGGTCCGCACGACCGTCGAGCGCGTGCAAATGGCGATCGATGAGCGACAGCCAGCCGTGGTGGTCTTTGAACGTGGAGATCGGTCCAGGCCTTTGATCCTCGGGTTTCTCGAGCCCCTCGACATGAATCCGTTGTCCTCGGAGGCTGCATCCGCCGCCCCCGGCAAACGCGCCGAGGCTCACTCGCCGAGCGACGCGCCGGAATCACAGGCCGGCGAGCCCGCCGTGATGCCGTGCATCGAAGCTGACGTCGATGGCCGCCGGGTCCGGCTGACCGCGCAGGACGAGATCGTCCTTCAATGCGGCAGCGCCTCCGTGACACTACGGCGGAACGGCCGCGTCGTGATTCGTGGCGCCTATGTCGAAACGCATTCCGAAGGCACGAACCGAATCAAGGGTGGTCAGGTCCAGATCAATTGA
- a CDS encoding type VI secretion system contractile sheath domain-containing protein, with product MRFDFTLGRSDDDAAPRSRVPVRRVLVLGDVRGNGGQARDRVPDRKISRVDVDNLDDVLAREAPVVQLGPGAGGERLEIRRFDDFHPDAVVDALSVFRRLRDVRTRLQHPRTFAGAVADLQGEAIGPGATTSAASGSAPRVDPDTSTLGRLLGQVGGVSAAPAAPAASHQHAVGAVDSLIRQAVAPHIVAAPDPQLPQMLTAVDAAMSDLMRAVLHDPAFQQVEAAWRGVQWLVSMLDLGDTLELHLLHVTRDELAQAVAQGGDLWQRLVDRESRSEGGLELSALIGDFTFGPSADDLAVLEQLGAMAAAMGTPFIAGASPALLGATSLASQSQPRNWSPLGQEDETRWQAFRGRAAAAHVGLALPRFLLRLPYGQRTDPIAAFTFEEQPISPEHESFLWGNAALAYAVVVARALDPDGDPSSVAALEGLPAFVFKTDDGTGLQPPAEINMSDAAVVAIEARGIMPLISLKDRDAVRPVLPRSTANPSTDLLG from the coding sequence ATGCGCTTCGACTTCACGCTCGGACGTTCGGATGACGATGCGGCACCTCGATCGAGAGTACCGGTGCGGCGCGTACTCGTGCTCGGCGACGTGCGCGGCAACGGCGGCCAGGCCCGGGACCGCGTGCCCGACCGGAAAATCTCCAGGGTCGACGTCGACAACCTGGACGACGTGCTGGCGCGAGAAGCGCCGGTCGTTCAACTCGGGCCCGGTGCCGGCGGCGAACGCCTGGAGATCCGGCGCTTCGACGATTTCCATCCCGATGCTGTGGTCGACGCCTTGTCAGTCTTCCGCCGGTTGCGCGACGTGCGCACGCGCCTCCAGCACCCCCGCACGTTTGCAGGCGCCGTCGCCGACCTCCAGGGCGAGGCGATTGGTCCTGGGGCGACCACTTCCGCGGCAAGTGGGTCCGCCCCGCGCGTCGATCCCGACACGTCGACACTCGGGCGGCTGCTCGGGCAAGTCGGCGGAGTGTCGGCCGCACCCGCCGCACCCGCGGCGAGCCACCAGCATGCAGTCGGGGCGGTCGATTCGCTGATCCGCCAGGCAGTCGCGCCGCACATCGTTGCCGCGCCGGACCCGCAGCTGCCGCAGATGCTGACGGCCGTGGACGCGGCGATGAGCGACCTGATGCGTGCCGTCCTCCACGATCCGGCGTTCCAGCAGGTCGAGGCCGCGTGGCGCGGCGTGCAGTGGCTCGTGTCGATGCTCGACCTGGGTGACACGCTCGAATTGCACCTGCTGCACGTGACGCGCGACGAACTCGCGCAGGCAGTGGCGCAGGGCGGCGATCTCTGGCAGCGGCTCGTCGATCGCGAATCGCGATCCGAGGGCGGGCTCGAGCTCTCGGCGCTGATCGGCGACTTCACGTTCGGGCCCTCGGCGGACGACCTCGCGGTGCTCGAGCAACTGGGCGCGATGGCTGCCGCGATGGGAACACCGTTCATCGCGGGCGCCTCGCCTGCTCTCCTCGGCGCCACGAGCCTGGCCTCGCAGTCTCAGCCCCGCAACTGGTCGCCACTCGGTCAGGAGGACGAGACGCGCTGGCAGGCATTCCGCGGGCGAGCGGCCGCTGCGCACGTCGGCCTGGCGTTACCGCGCTTCCTGCTGCGGTTGCCCTACGGCCAGCGGACCGATCCGATCGCCGCCTTCACGTTCGAGGAGCAGCCGATCTCCCCCGAACACGAGTCGTTCCTCTGGGGAAACGCAGCGCTGGCCTACGCCGTCGTCGTCGCCCGGGCGCTCGACCCGGACGGCGATCCTTCGTCGGTCGCGGCACTCGAAGGCTTGCCGGCGTTCGTATTCAAGACCGACGACGGGACGGGCCTGCAGCCGCCGGCGGAGATCAACATGAGCGACGCTGCCGTCGTGGCCATCGAGGCACGAGGCATCATGCCGCTGATCAGCCTCAAGGACCGCGATGCCGTACGGCCGGTGCTGCCGCGCTCGACTGCCAATCCGTCGACCGACCTGCTTGGCTGA
- a CDS encoding CHAP domain-containing protein, whose translation MGNGLLPGPANGPGSPEIDEGTLPRAGTPPPGSIGLDTKGAKTPQQSLSDRVLAFARQRIGQVHGDGECFTLADDALRHAGAKSAADFGKVGLDVDYVWGPDVARAALQPGDIIQMRDYRAEITTNTDHADGSAESDTHSEDRPHHTAIVESVGGGGTVTVLEQNFPDGSAVTRNILHLTDSTSSSGATTTQVTVKGTLRFYRPQAR comes from the coding sequence ATGGGTAATGGCCTGCTTCCGGGTCCCGCGAACGGGCCCGGCTCACCTGAGATCGACGAGGGGACACTGCCGCGCGCCGGCACGCCGCCGCCGGGCTCCATCGGACTCGACACCAAGGGCGCGAAGACGCCGCAGCAGTCGCTCAGCGATCGCGTCCTCGCGTTCGCGCGCCAGCGGATCGGCCAGGTGCACGGCGACGGCGAATGCTTCACGCTGGCCGACGATGCGTTGCGTCATGCCGGCGCGAAGAGCGCGGCGGACTTCGGCAAGGTGGGTCTCGACGTCGACTACGTGTGGGGGCCGGACGTGGCGCGTGCGGCGTTGCAACCGGGCGACATCATCCAGATGCGCGATTACCGCGCCGAGATCACCACGAACACGGACCACGCCGATGGGTCGGCAGAGTCCGACACGCATTCCGAGGATCGACCGCACCATACGGCCATCGTGGAGTCGGTGGGCGGCGGCGGCACGGTCACCGTGCTCGAGCAGAACTTCCCCGACGGCAGCGCCGTGACCCGCAACATCCTCCACCTCACCGACAGCACATCGTCGTCGGGGGCCACGACGACGCAGGTGACCGTGAAGGGGACGCTCCGGTTCTATCGGCCGCAGGCGCGGTGA